A genomic window from Buteo buteo chromosome 13, bButBut1.hap1.1, whole genome shotgun sequence includes:
- the PTPN9 gene encoding tyrosine-protein phosphatase non-receptor type 9 isoform X1, whose translation MAAELSAEEEQATKQFLEEINKWTGQYNVSPLSWNVAVKFLMARKFDVLRAIELFHSYRETRLKEGIVKLKPHEEPLRSELLSGKFTILSVRDPSGASIALFTAKLHHPSKSVQHVVLQALFYLLDRAVESFETQRNGLVFIYDMAGSQYTNFELDLSKKILNLLKGAFPARLKKVFIVGAPMWFRVPYSIISLLLKEKLRERVQMVKMSELKEHLPRECLPEYLGGSLKLDPLSWNCRFLPQQNGHPDPLDELILVPLVAPKDNGSVHVPGPKSVTLQELLDHVSHKQKRGIYEEYEDIRRRSPAGTFVCSLAPYNQEKNRYGDVPCLDQTRVKLAKPYSRPELTDYINASFMDGYKQRNAYIGTQGPLENTYGDFWRMVWEQNVLVIVMTTRLEEGGRRKCGQYWPLEKDFQVCFGALTITNLGVENLNHYKKSILEIHSSETRERRLVSHFQYLSWPDYGVPSSAATLIDFLGAVKQQQRVAVSALGPRFKGHPGGPPIVVHCSAGIGRTGTFCALDICLSQLQDVGTLNIYQTVLRMRTQRAFSIQTPEQYYFCYTAVLEHAQREGLLLANHNRAGQEKNSPGH comes from the exons ATGGCCGCGGAGCTCAGCGCCGAGGAGGAGCAG GCGACCAAGCAGTTCCTGGAGGAGATCAACAAGTGGACTGGCCAGTACAATGTGTCCCCGCTCTCCTGGAACGTGGCCGTCAAGTTCCTCATGGCCCGCAAGTTCGACGTCCTGCGGGCCATCGAGCTCTTTCACTCCTACCGG GAAACACGGCTGAAGGAGGGCATCGTGAAGCTGAAGCCGCACGAGGAGCCGCTGCGCTCAGAGCTGCTCAGTGGCAAGTTCACCATTCTG AGCGTGCGGGACCCCTCGGGAGCCTCCATCGCCCTCTTCACGGCCAAGCTGCACCACCCCAGCAAGAGCGTGCAGCACGTCGTGCTCCAGGCACTTTTCTACCTGCTGGACCGAGCGGTGGAGAG CTTCGAAACCCAGAGGAACGGACTGGTGTTCATCTATGACATGGCAGGCTCGCAGTACACCAACTTCGAGCTGGACCTCAGCAAGAAGATCCTCAACCTGCTGAAG GGTGCCTTCCCAGCTCGGCTCAAGAAGGTTTTCATCGTGGGAGCGCCCATGTGGTTTCGTGTGCCCTACTCCATCAtcagcctgctgctgaaggagaagctgCGGGAGCGG GTGCAGATGGTGAAGATGTCGGAGCTGAAGGAGCACCTGCCCCGGGAATGCCTCCCCGAGTACCTCGGGGGGTCCCTCAAACTGGATCCTCTAAGCTGGAACTGCCGGTTCCTGCCCCAGCAGAACGGGCACCCCGACCCCCTGGACGAGCTCATCCTGGTGCCGCTGGTGGCCCCCAAAGATAATGGCTCCGTCCACGTCCCCGGGCCCAAGTCCGTCaccctgcaggagctgctggatcACGTCAGCCACAAGCAGAAGCGGGGCATCTATGAAGAGTACGAAGATATTCGGCGGAGGAGCCCAGCCGGCACCTTTGTCTGCTCTTT GGCACCCTACAACCAGGAGAAGAACCGGTACGGGGATGTGCCCTGCTTGGACCAAACCCGCGTCAAGCTGGCGAAGCCGTACAGCCGCCCGgag ctGACCGACTACATCAACGCGAGCTTCATGGACGGCTACAAGCAGAGGAACGCTTACATCGGGACTCAGG GGCCTCTGGAAAACACCTATGGTGACTTCTGGCGCATGGTGTGGGAGCAAAACGTCCTGGTGATCGTGATGACAACCCG gctggaggagggaggcaggagaaagTGCGGCCAGTATTGGCCCCTGGAGAAGGATTTCCAGGTGTGCTTCGGGGCCCTGACCATCACCAACCTGGGCGTGGAGAACCTCAACCATTACAAGAAAAGCATCCTGGAGATCCACAGCTCAGAG ACCAGGGAGCGGCGGCTGGTGTCTCACTTCCAGTACCTGAGCTGGCCAGACTACGGTGTCCCCTCCTCTGCGGCCACCCTCATCGACTTTTTGGGGGCcgtgaagcagcagcagagggtgGCAGTCAGCGCCCTGGGACCTCGCTTCAAGGGTCACCCTGGGGGACCCCCAATCGTGGTGCACTGCAGCGCTGGCATCGGCAGGACAG GTACCTTCTGCGCTCTAGACATCTGcctgtcccagctgcaggacGTGGGCACGCTGAACATCTACCAGACGGTGCTGCGCATGCGGACCCAGCGCGCCTTCAGCATCCAGACCCCCGAGCAGTATTATTTCTGTTACACTGCCGTCCTCGAGCACGCCCAGCGCGAGGGCCTGCTGCTCGCCAACCACAACCGGGCCGGCCAGGAGAAGAACTCGCCGGGACACTGA
- the PTPN9 gene encoding tyrosine-protein phosphatase non-receptor type 9 isoform X2, with protein sequence MATKQFLEEINKWTGQYNVSPLSWNVAVKFLMARKFDVLRAIELFHSYRETRLKEGIVKLKPHEEPLRSELLSGKFTILSVRDPSGASIALFTAKLHHPSKSVQHVVLQALFYLLDRAVESFETQRNGLVFIYDMAGSQYTNFELDLSKKILNLLKGAFPARLKKVFIVGAPMWFRVPYSIISLLLKEKLRERVQMVKMSELKEHLPRECLPEYLGGSLKLDPLSWNCRFLPQQNGHPDPLDELILVPLVAPKDNGSVHVPGPKSVTLQELLDHVSHKQKRGIYEEYEDIRRRSPAGTFVCSLAPYNQEKNRYGDVPCLDQTRVKLAKPYSRPELTDYINASFMDGYKQRNAYIGTQGPLENTYGDFWRMVWEQNVLVIVMTTRLEEGGRRKCGQYWPLEKDFQVCFGALTITNLGVENLNHYKKSILEIHSSETRERRLVSHFQYLSWPDYGVPSSAATLIDFLGAVKQQQRVAVSALGPRFKGHPGGPPIVVHCSAGIGRTGTFCALDICLSQLQDVGTLNIYQTVLRMRTQRAFSIQTPEQYYFCYTAVLEHAQREGLLLANHNRAGQEKNSPGH encoded by the exons ATG GCGACCAAGCAGTTCCTGGAGGAGATCAACAAGTGGACTGGCCAGTACAATGTGTCCCCGCTCTCCTGGAACGTGGCCGTCAAGTTCCTCATGGCCCGCAAGTTCGACGTCCTGCGGGCCATCGAGCTCTTTCACTCCTACCGG GAAACACGGCTGAAGGAGGGCATCGTGAAGCTGAAGCCGCACGAGGAGCCGCTGCGCTCAGAGCTGCTCAGTGGCAAGTTCACCATTCTG AGCGTGCGGGACCCCTCGGGAGCCTCCATCGCCCTCTTCACGGCCAAGCTGCACCACCCCAGCAAGAGCGTGCAGCACGTCGTGCTCCAGGCACTTTTCTACCTGCTGGACCGAGCGGTGGAGAG CTTCGAAACCCAGAGGAACGGACTGGTGTTCATCTATGACATGGCAGGCTCGCAGTACACCAACTTCGAGCTGGACCTCAGCAAGAAGATCCTCAACCTGCTGAAG GGTGCCTTCCCAGCTCGGCTCAAGAAGGTTTTCATCGTGGGAGCGCCCATGTGGTTTCGTGTGCCCTACTCCATCAtcagcctgctgctgaaggagaagctgCGGGAGCGG GTGCAGATGGTGAAGATGTCGGAGCTGAAGGAGCACCTGCCCCGGGAATGCCTCCCCGAGTACCTCGGGGGGTCCCTCAAACTGGATCCTCTAAGCTGGAACTGCCGGTTCCTGCCCCAGCAGAACGGGCACCCCGACCCCCTGGACGAGCTCATCCTGGTGCCGCTGGTGGCCCCCAAAGATAATGGCTCCGTCCACGTCCCCGGGCCCAAGTCCGTCaccctgcaggagctgctggatcACGTCAGCCACAAGCAGAAGCGGGGCATCTATGAAGAGTACGAAGATATTCGGCGGAGGAGCCCAGCCGGCACCTTTGTCTGCTCTTT GGCACCCTACAACCAGGAGAAGAACCGGTACGGGGATGTGCCCTGCTTGGACCAAACCCGCGTCAAGCTGGCGAAGCCGTACAGCCGCCCGgag ctGACCGACTACATCAACGCGAGCTTCATGGACGGCTACAAGCAGAGGAACGCTTACATCGGGACTCAGG GGCCTCTGGAAAACACCTATGGTGACTTCTGGCGCATGGTGTGGGAGCAAAACGTCCTGGTGATCGTGATGACAACCCG gctggaggagggaggcaggagaaagTGCGGCCAGTATTGGCCCCTGGAGAAGGATTTCCAGGTGTGCTTCGGGGCCCTGACCATCACCAACCTGGGCGTGGAGAACCTCAACCATTACAAGAAAAGCATCCTGGAGATCCACAGCTCAGAG ACCAGGGAGCGGCGGCTGGTGTCTCACTTCCAGTACCTGAGCTGGCCAGACTACGGTGTCCCCTCCTCTGCGGCCACCCTCATCGACTTTTTGGGGGCcgtgaagcagcagcagagggtgGCAGTCAGCGCCCTGGGACCTCGCTTCAAGGGTCACCCTGGGGGACCCCCAATCGTGGTGCACTGCAGCGCTGGCATCGGCAGGACAG GTACCTTCTGCGCTCTAGACATCTGcctgtcccagctgcaggacGTGGGCACGCTGAACATCTACCAGACGGTGCTGCGCATGCGGACCCAGCGCGCCTTCAGCATCCAGACCCCCGAGCAGTATTATTTCTGTTACACTGCCGTCCTCGAGCACGCCCAGCGCGAGGGCCTGCTGCTCGCCAACCACAACCGGGCCGGCCAGGAGAAGAACTCGCCGGGACACTGA